A single window of Treponema denticola ATCC 35405 DNA harbors:
- a CDS encoding Txe/YoeB family addiction module toxin — MVKVWSDIAWKDYCRLFDKHQQKLIKSTHDLIKDIERNGIDKGKGQPEPLKHELSGYWSRRIDAANRLVYKVEDNKLYIVQCGTHYHQ; from the coding sequence ATGGTAAAAGTTTGGTCTGATATTGCATGGAAAGATTATTGCCGCCTTTTTGATAAACATCAGCAAAAATTGATAAAAAGTACACATGATTTAATTAAAGATATTGAAAGAAATGGCATTGATAAGGGAAAAGGACAACCTGAACCATTAAAGCATGAATTATCAGGGTATTGGAGCAGAAGAATAGATGCGGCAAATCGACTTGTATATAAAGTTGAAGATAATAAATTATATATTGTTCAGTGCGGTACACATTATCATCAATAA